AAATTGGCTACCTGAGCTGAGTAGATCAGGCAAAGCCTCTAGGATCAGATCTAAACCTTTTTGGCGGGTCATGCGGCTGACAACCGCGAACAAGGGCTGCTCAGTTTGTTGGGCTAGGCCAAGTAACTTCTGGATAGCAAGTTTGTTTTTTGGCTTATTTTTTAGGCTGCGATCACTGTACTTGTGTGCAAGCAATTTATCGTGAGAAGGTGACCATACGGCGGTATCGATACCATTCAAAATTCCACTCAGCCGCTGTTCTTGATTGAGTTGGTTTAATAAGCCATCTAAACCATTCGCATAATGAGGATCTAAGATTTCTTTTGCGTAGGTTGGGCTGACAGCATTGGTGTGGTTGGCATAAAATAAACCGGCTTTCATAAAGGAAAGTTGACCATAAAATTCTAAACCATTCACATTATAAAACTCAGTGGGTAACCATAATTCATGAATATGATGTGGCGAAAATAGTCCTTGGTAGGCGATATTGTGGATCGTGAACATGCAGCGTGCGGGATAACCGTAAGCAGCAAGATAAGCACAGGCTAGAGCAGCATGCCAGTCATGTGCATGGACGATTTCTGCCTGCCATAGTGAGTCACAACCTCTAGCAAGCTCTGCCGCCACAAAGCCTAATACTCCAAATCGACGATAATTATCGTGATAAGCATTATTATAACCATCGTGGTAAGGGCTGCCTTCGCGTTGGTATAAATGTGGCGCATCAATGATATACATTGGTGTATCTTGATATTGGCTGTAATAGAGGGTGATTTCACCTGCATAAGTGTTTAGCGTGGTGACTTTTTGTTTATCGGTGGCTTGATTGATAATCGCCGGAAAACCGGGGAGTAAAACTCTTGCATCGGAGCCATGCTGTCGTTGTGCAGCCGGTAGTGCAGCGACGACATCGGCTAAGCCACCTGTTTTGACTAAAGGAAAGAATTCGGCAGAAACATGTAATATTTTCATTTTGACTCCTTACTTCTGTTTCGAGGCTAGCCGTGTATGTTTAAGTGGTGACTTAAGTTTGAAATACAGCGTTGAGAGTGGTGGCAGCGTTAACTCGATCGAGTGGTCACACCCGTGGGTTTTGATTGGTTGACTGGTCACGGATGCAGTGTCTTGCGCATCGTTTCCACCATAGATATGTGCGTTGCTGTTGAGCACGATTTGGTATTCTCCCGCAGTTTTGACGCCAATACGGTAGTGTTCACGAGTCACTGGGGTGAAATGGCTCACGATAAACAATGCATCGCCATTGGCGGCGTAACGGATAAATGCAAATACAGAGTTATCGTGATCGTCGACGATCAGCCATTCAAAGCTTTCTGGATGATGATCATGATCGTATAGCGCGGGTGTGTGGCGATAGGTGAAATTGAGATCTTTGACAAAACGTTGTACGCCTGCATGGGGGCTAGTTGGAATATCGAGCAGTTCCCAGTCTAGCTGACCGTCATGATCCCATTCACGCCACTGCGCCATCTCTCCCCCCATAAAAAGGAGTTTTTTACCTGGATGCGCCCACATAAATCCGTAATAGGCACGCAGTGTGGCAAATTTTTGTTCAGGGGAGCCAGACATTTTGCGCAACAGTGAGCCTTTACCATGGACGACTTCATCGTGGGATAATGGCAAAATAAAGTTTTCACTCCATGCATACATCACACCGAAGGTCATTTTATTATGATGAAATTTACGAGCAATTGGGTCTAACTGTAAATAATCGAGGGTGTCATGCATCCAACCCATGTTCCATTTGTAGTTAAAGCCTAATCCACCAAGGGAAGGTGGAAGTGTGACGCCAGAGAAACTGGTTGATTCTTCTGCCGCCATTAAGGTATCCGGCTGAATTTGATGCAGTAATTCGTTCGTGTGTTGTAGTAGGCTAACAGCTTCAAGGTTGACGTTGCCGCCGTACTCATTAGCTATCCATTCTCCATCTGGGCGGCTGTAATCACGGTAGATCATGGATGCAACAGCATCGACTCTCAATCCATCAAATCCAAAACGTTCCACCCAATATACTGCATTATCGGCTAAGAATCGGCGAACTTCGGGGCTGCGATAGTCATAAATCAAGGTGTCCCAATCACGATGTCGGCCTTCTTTTGGATCAGCGTATTCATAGAGTGCCGTACCATCAAAGTTGGCTAACCCATTGGCATCAGAAGGAAAATGCCCTGGAACCCAATCGAGGATCACATTAATACCTTGTCGATGCGCTTCATCGATAAAATCTATCAGGTCTTGTGGTGAACCATAGCGGCTGGTTGGTGAATAAATTCCTAATGGTTGATAGCCCCAAGAGCCATCAAAAGGGTGTTCACTGATTGGCAATATTTCGAGATGGGTAAACCCCATGTCTTTAACATAAGGGAGTAATGTTGTTGCGAGTTCTCGATAACTTAGCCACGTTGTGCCATCTTGTGTCCGTCGCCATGAACCTAGGTGGACTTCGTAAATAGCAACAGGGGCATTACGTTGATTAGCTTGTGCTTGTTTTTTGGTCGGATAACGTTTTTGTGGAAGAGGGGAAACAATTGATGTGGTATCAGGACGTAATTGGCTACGAAAGGCATAAGGGTCTGATTTAAATTGTAGCTCACCATTCGCATCAAGTATTTCATATTTATAGCGTGTTCCTGCGCTGATTGCGGGTAGAAAAATTTCCCAGATCCCACTTTCAGGACGATAACGCATTGGATAGCGGCGACCATCCCAAAAATTGAAGTCGCCAACGATTGAAACTCGTTGCGCATTAGGAGCCCAAACACAGAAATGGGTACCACTGATATCATCAAGTTGCCGTAAGTGCGCACCCAACTTTTCAAATGAAAAATTTTGCTGAGTGTCTGCATCACTAAGTAGTGTTCCAAAGCGGTAAGGATCTTCAATAACTTGCTGAGTATCCCCCCAGTTAATCTGCAAGATATAGGTAAAGTTTTTATCTAAAGAGGCAATATGGCCAGAAAAGAAACCTCGAGGATCAATTTGAGACAGCTGAATAACGGGCGTGGCAGTGAATCTATCTAAAATCGTGACTTGCTGAGCATTCGGTAGTAATACGCGAAAATAGGTTATTTCTCCCACGCGGTGCATGCCGAGAAATGAAAAGGGGTCACGATATTTCCCTGCAAATAACTGCTCAATGATCTGTTGTTGCCCTGATTGCTGCTCAATTGCTTTCATCATTTCTCCTGAAAGATCGAAGTTATATACTTGTCATACTTCAAGATGCAGGGTTGTTGACTACGCTCAGCTAGCCGAGTCACCGAGTGTATCTATACTCCTTGCCTATTTCCGTTTACTGTCGACCTACAACTCGAATTATTTAAAGTATAGTGGTCTCTATAGTAATAACTTGATTTTTCTTATTCTGTATAACGATATGACTAACTAATTTTATAATGGGAAATGTTGAGATTAATCAAAAATGATCCCATTAGGCAGCAAATATAATTATAAGAATAAGTAAATGGGCGGTGTTGATGAAAACAATCTATACTCGTTATAGTTCAAGTTACAGCGTTGTTGACCGCATTTACTTGCCAGTTACATACTTATGTATATGGCTAGTGATGGAGCCACTTGTTGTCTAGCTGAACTTCGAATTATTTAGAGTAAAAAACGAATAAATTAAAAATAATCTTGTTTGTGGAGATAATAAATCTGTAGAGTAAAAAGTCAACAAAAATAATCTTTGTAATTCATTATGTTAATGACTTTCTATTTAAGATGTTCGCTATTAAACATTATTATCATTTATCGATGAAAAATATAACATTCTAATTAGTCAGAATGTCAAAAAATTAATTTGTTAAATGGAAATCGCTATTGCTTTATTAGTATTACTCCGTAAAGATAAGAGCAGTGATTAATAAATGAGTAAGACCCAGAGAGTTATTATGGATCAACCGACAAATTCAATCGAAACTAATCAAAAAACGAAAAAAAATGAAACACGCAGAAAACTATGGATGGCAATAGCTTCCATTATTATTGTTTTGCTGTTTGTTGCTTATGGCGCTTACTGGTTTTTGGTATTACGCTTTCAGGAATATACTGATGATGCGTATGTTTCGGGGCTACAAATACCTATTATTGCGCAAACAACCGGTAATGTGACGCAAGTAAATTTTGAAAATACCGATTTAGTAAAAGCAGGTGATGTGCTGGTGGTATTGGATAAAACCAATGCAACGTTAGCGTATGAACAAGCAAAACACGATTTAGCCACCACCGTGCGTAAAACTAAAGAGCTGTATATTAATGGTGATGAGTATCAAGCTCAGATCCAAAAAAATAGAGTATCACTTGCGCAAGCACAGAAAGATTACCAACGTCGCGTGGCTTTAGGTCGTAGCGGAACAATATCGAAAGAAGATTTGCAGCATTCACAAGAAGCGGTGCAACTCGCACAAGCAGCTCTGGATATTTCTATTCAGCAATATAATGCGAATCGCGCATTATTGCGCAATACAGAGCTGAAAAAGCAGCCCGCTATCCAACAAGCGGCTGATAGTGTGCGCAATGCGTGGATTAACTTGCAACGTACTGAAGTGAAAAGCCCAATGACGGGTTATGTTTCGCGTCGTAACGTACAAGTCGGTTCACAAGTTGGCCCACAAGGGTCATTAATGGCTATCGTGCCCGCACAACCTGTCTGGGTGGATGCTAACTTCAAAGAAACCCAGTTAGAAAAAGTACGTATCGGGCAGCCCGTGACGTTAACCAGTGATTTTTATGGTGACGATATTGTGTTTACTGGGAAAGTGGTAGGGCTCGATATGGGAACAGGTAGTGCTTTCTCTCTATTACCGGCACAAAATGCGACGGGTAACTGGATCAAAGTGGTTCAGCGTTTGCCTGTACGTGTAGAGTTAGATCCTGAACAAGTGGCTAAATATCCATTGCGTATTGGTTTATCGATGAACGCAACTATTGATATTAAAGATGAAAATGGTCCGGTCTTAGCTGAGGTTCAGCGCGAAACGCCGGCATTTGAGAGTGATGTATTGGTACTGAAACTCAATGAGGTCGATGCTGTTATCGACACGATCATTAACGAAAACGCGGATTAGCCCGAAAAGGAGTGGATGTGGCCGATATTCAACCACTAAAGGGCTCAAAACTGGTATGGGCAACGATAGCATTGTCGCTGGCGACCTTTATGCAGGTACTGGACTCGACTATTGCTAACGTTGCAATTCCAACGATTGCAGGTGATCTCGGTGTTTCGATGTCTCAGGGTACATGGGTGATCACCTCATTTGGTGTTTCTAACGCCATATCAATTGCGATTTCAGGGTTCCTTGCCAAACGTTTTGGTGAAGTGCGTGTATTTTTGTGGGCGACTGCATTATTTACCATTTTTTCATTGCTGTGTGGCTTTTCAGATAGTCTTGGTATGCTGATTTTGTACCGTGTATTACAAGGTGCAGTAGCCGGACCCGTTATCCCGCTATCACAAAGTCTGATCATGCGCTGTTATCCACCTAAAATGCAAAATATGGCGTTGGCATTTTGGTCGATGACTATCATTTTGGCTCCTGTATTTGGTCCTATTTTTGGCGGTTATATCAGTGATAACTTCCATTGGGGCTGGATCTTCTTTATGAACGTTCCTTTGGGGATTTTTGTGGTCATTGTTGGCTCCATAATCTTAAAAGGAATGGAATCGAAGGTGGTGAAAGTTCCGTTCAACGTCATTGGGCTAGCATTGCTATCCGTTGGTGTTGGTTGTTTACAGGTATTACTGGATAAAGGGAAAGAGTTAGGTTGGTTAGCATCTAATGAAATCGTCATCTTAGCGGTGATTTCAGCGATTGCGCTAGTATTCTTAGTGATTTGGGAGTTGACCGATAAAAACCCTATCGTCGAGTTAGCACTGTTTAAATCACGTAATTTTACTATCGGGACTATCTCAGTCAGCTTAGCGTATATGGCCTACTTTGGGGCAATTGTCTTGTTACCCCAACTATTACAAGAGGTATATGGCTATACCGCGACATGGGCCGGTTTGGCGTTGGCACCGATAGGGTTACTGCCTGTTCTATTTTCAGCGCCGGTTGCCAAGCTATCAGACTTCCTTGATATACGTTGGATAGTCACTTTTAGCTTTGTGTTCTATGCGATCTGTTTCTTCTGGCGAGCTTATACTTTTGAACCAAGTATGGATTTTACCGCGGTCGTATGGCCTCAATTGGTGCAAGGGATGGCAGTTGCTTGTTTCTTTATGCCATTGACGACATTAACATTGTCAGGGCTACCGCCTGAAAAACTGGCATCGGCATCGAGTTTAGCTAACTTTTTCCGTACCCTTGCAGGCTCAATTGGTACTTCGATTACAACGACCATGTGGAGTGATAGGGAAGCGGTTCATCATAGTCAGTTAACGGATTATATTACCGATTACAATCCTGAATCCCTTGAGATGTATAAAGAAATGGGAGCGCATGGTTTAAGTAATGAGCAAACATCCGGTTTTATTGCGCAAGAAATCACTAGCCAAGGACTGATTATTGCTGCTAATGAAATCTTCTGGTTATGTGGATGGGTATTTATTGCCTTGATCATCACGGTTTGGTTCGCTAAGCCGCCATTTGGTAGTAAAGCGAATAAATAATGATATTAATTAGGGCGCTAAATAGCGCCCTAACTGAGGTTGCTGACGAAGCGGGATAAAAGCGTGGTTTTTCCCGCTCCGTGTTATCAGCCGAAAATCAATGAATTGATTTTCCTCGTTTATTTCAGAACCCCTAACGACTGCAGCCAAACATGATATGTTTGTCAACAGTCTGAATTAGGGCGCTAAATAGCGCCCTAATTATTTATGGATAAACAATATTTAAGGTCGCAGATGTCTTTATGGTGCCTTGGGTGACTCGTCTTGGATCCCATGCATAATAATACGCTGCCATTGGAATGCTAAAGTTAGGTTCTAACTGCCCACCTGCATTCACATAAAACAGTGACGTCGCTTTCCCGCGGTTATTGGGGTTTTGTGAGATAACGATAGGGATATTTGGTGTGTTGGTTTTGACTAAGCGTATACCGACACCTTGTGCTGCATTAGCTGTTTTATCTATCAGCACCGAGTTATCAGAGCTAAGTAGATTATTACTGGATAAAAAGATATCAATCGACCGCTCTGCAATATTGTTGCCTCCACCAAGGTTTTCACAACGCATATTGAGTGCAAATGGTGTATAGCCTGCGTGGGAGTCGTTGAGCACTTGATGACTGCTCAATGTAGGTAAAGTGACCACAAGGCCTGAATTTTTGAAGACGCAGGTGGTTAGTTTAGGGGCGTACTTTAAAATCATCGGTTGACCAAACATATCGCGATCGTCGTATGGCCAATGAAACCCATTAAATAGCCATTGTAAGATCTTAATAATTTGTTTAACTGGCCACAATAAAATATCAAACAATGACATGCCGCTTAAATCGGTAACAAATAAAATATCATGTAAATTGACGGTATCACCGCTAACCATTGTGCCTGTTTTTGGCACGAGAGAGAATTTGATCGTGACGGGGGTATTTAGCTCAGATGCTGAATGTCGGCCTGTTTTTTTCAGCGTTCTGTTTGGGATATCGTTAATGATTTGTGCTCTGACATTATACTTCCCATTATTAAAGCTTAATATGGTGGCGTATTTTTCATCGGTATTGAGAATTTTAGTATAACCAAATTCGCTTTGCGTCGTGGAACAATTAAAGTTACCTGAATACTGGGTTGCAATGGTGGTGACCCATTCGGGCGTCGCGGGCGTCAGCTTATCCGAAAGGTCGATACTGATTGGTGGTGCGTAGCGTACACCTTGTTCATAACAAATTGCGTAGCTATAGCCACTAAAGGCCATCAATAATAATAAATATAGGTATTTGATCATGATACGAGTTCCATTACTGGCAGATGCCAGCGACGCCATCTAAATTTTCAGGCAAGTGATTGATCACGCAATCACCATCATTCAGTTGAATAACGACACTTTCTGGGAAAGTTTCAGCTTTCAAATATAAGACACTGGCTTGGCCTACGTAGCCGAGTGCATTGCCATCAAGATCGGTAATTTCAGCGCCAAAAGGTAGTGCTTTGCCATTTTTTTGGAAGGCACGGCTAACCCATGAGCTACGGGTATCCGTTTTGAATTTAACTAAACTCACGGATCCTTCAATCGGGGCACTATTCGCAATATTACCAATCACTTCAGCACCTTGAACATTTTCTGTATTCGAAAGGGTGATTGAGTTTTTACGATAAGGTGTCGCGTAAGGTACCAGTGCTAATCCGTCTTTATTAGTTATGATACTTTGGTCTCCATTTACCATGAGCCCTTGTGCTTTTGGTGCTTGTACTATGGTCATGGTGTTGCCAATTTCATTGGAAGCCAGCACATCCCAAGGAATAGCGACTAGACTACCGCGAGCGCTCAAACCTATTTGACGATAATCATTTGATTCACTGATAGAGCTGCCTACCGTGGAAATATTTGAACGATAGGCAAGATTTGCACTCGCCATATTTTGTCCGCCTTGTTGATTGCTTCCAGATAGGGAATAACTTAGGCGGTTGGCTTCCAATGCAGTACCACTTAAGGAAACGGTGCTCTGTTGATAATGTGAATCAGTCGCTGTCAAACCTGTGCTTATCCATACATTATTATCGAATAAGTTCATAGGCAGGCTGAAGGTGAGATAATAGCGGTTCTCTTCTTTGCCTTTACCGTCGCGGACTCTACTGGCAGAGATAGAATAACTGATATTTGCATATGCGTTGGAGTAGCCTAATTGGTATTCGCGAGTTGTTGGTGTCGTTGACCAATAATCACGCTGAGAGCCTGAAATATAGGTCGTTCCCCAATTTTCAGGAAGGCGTTGGTTTAAGTTAATCGTAAATGTATTCTTAGGGCGCACACCACGCATTGAGTCCCATGTGTTCATATCAAAAGAGGTTGTTTCTTGATTAGGACGAGAGCCTTGTGTCTGTTTATCGAGGGTCTCTTGATAGAGGCGATAGCCTTCATGAGCATGGATTGAATCGCTAAAACTGTAATAGCCTTTTGTTGAATAGCGATAGGCTGCTAAGGTAAAGTTAGTCGCGGTAGTATCCAAGAATTTGCTGTATGAGATCCGCATACTTTGCCCACGGGAAGTTTCATTTGGTAGCTTAGTATTTGCATGGGTAACATCAACAGAAACTGCACCAATCGGCAGGTTCCAGCCTGTTCCAAGCAAGTAGGCTTGATAATCTTCACTCGCGATAGTTCCTGCATAACCCGTTATCAGGTTATTAAAACCATATTCAACAGTCCCTTGAAAAAACTCTGGTTGATAATGGCCATTTTCTTGATTTACCTTACCGGCAAGTAATGCATAATTGCTTACGCCTTCTTTTAACATACCCGGTACGGCAGAAAACGGCACGGTAAAGGATTGCTCCTGCCCATCAGCTTCTTTTACGATAACTAACAGATCACCCGCAGAGCCGGTTGGCTGGATATTATCAATCGTAAATTGTCCCGGAGGAACGTTCTCTTGGTAAACAACGCTGCCGTTTTGTATGACTTTCACAAGGGCGTTCGTTTGCGCAACTCCGCGTACAATCGGGGCAAATCCTTGTTGCGATGTGGGGCGCATATTGATATCCGAGGCCAGAGATACGCCACGTACACGTACTGAGTCGAAGAGAGTGCCTTGAGAGTAAAAATCGCCGGCCACAAAATTAGATTTATAGAGTGGTAAAGCTTTGCGTAAATAACGCGTGTTATTTTCCCATTTTAGGCTACTACCCGCATGTTTACGCACTGAACTGCTATCTCGAAACTGCCAAGAGTTAAGGTTGATACCTGATTCAAGACCTGCATAGATATCATCGCTGGTTGATTTATCGCCATTTTTATTGTTAGTTTTATAATAGGTGGTGTTATATGACAGCATAGCGGCTGGGATCCCACTTTCCCATGACTCAGGTGGGACATAGCCGACTTCAGTACGCAGTAAAAAGCTTTGTGGAATGGTCATTTTGATGCTGAGTGTGCTGACATCGACATCATAACGACCACCCTGAACCAATTGTTCTAATGTGTAATCTTGTGTCTCTTCAGTTGTTTCAGGTAATTGAATACCAAATAATGCAGCTTCTGTTTTGCTGATTAAGATAGTGTTCTGTTCATCTGTAAAAACAAAAGGATAACGGCCTTTCCAGTCACCATTGATATAAGTATCCATTTCTTGAATACCAGCAGGCATGCTCTGTTCTTCATAAAATCGAGATAGATTCGATTTTGCAGAATCCCCCGCAAGCAAAGAGGTATCAAAATTGACGCCCCAGCTTTTTGATGTTCCGAGAAGCAAACAAACTGCGAGTAGGCTCCAATGATGGCCGTACAACTTCATTATTACAGATTCTCTTTTTTATTTAGTAATCACGGACTTATTTTTATAAGCACCCAGATCATCAACATATAATAAGCTGTAGCTTTGACCGGCTGTAATGGCGGTTTTGGCAGGCGCTAAGCTATTAGAAAAGGGTGCAATCATCAGCGAGTCAGCAAGCATTTTATTACCGCTTTTATTACTAATATTCGCGATAGTGACGTAATAAGGACTGTTGTTGGTAATGCGAAAACTTTGATTTTCGGCTTTAACGGTGAGTTGCTCAATAGCTTGCTCAACACCGGCTTGTAATGATGTTGGGCGATAAAAAAGCTTAATACGTGTTTTAATGGCTAACTGCATGGTATTTTTACCTTGCAGATGATCAGGCGTTGGTGGAATGTCTAGCACATTCAAGTAAAAAACCGATTCACGATCTGTTGGCAGTGACGCAGGTAATTTTTTAATACGTAATTGTTGACCTGCGTTCCCTGAGACTTTAACAACGGGCGGGGAAAGTAGAAAAGGCACATTTGCTGTCTCAGGAGTTGAATTGATATCGCCATCATCAATCCATGATTGAACTAATGCAGGATCATCACCGTTATTGATTAATTGAACGATAGTTTCGTTATTCTTTTCTGGATAAATAACACGAGTACCATTAACAACAATATTAGCGAATGCTGTATTAATACTGATAAGTAAGGAAAATAAAATAATTAAGCGCATTTTTATAAACTCAGAGGGATGGGATGGTCAAGTTAATAGATTAACTTGACCATAAGTATGCCCTTTATACTTTAAGCGGTAGTGCTTGTATTAAGGCATGGTGTCTATACTTATCATACTTCAAGACATATGGGGAACTATGCGCTATTCACCGAGTATCTATGCGCTTCTCGGCTATTTTTGCTTGTCGCCTATCTATATCCTGAATTAGTTAGAGTATATATTCATTAGCACTAGTTACTTATGTCGTTACCTAGTGTTTTATTTAATTGACACCTTGCTGTAACTTTAATTATTTCGGGTATATTAATACGCTCTGTATTATTACAAGGAAGCATTATTGAATTAATTTATTCATATTAATTGCATATTTTTTTATGCTGTTATTAATGCTATACCTCGAATAATTGAGAGTATATTACAGGTAAGAAATGGTGTAAGTTACATTAGAGCTTAAGCTACCTACTCTTGCTGGCAGTGCATTCGTTTTGTAGTAATAAATATCTAATGCTAACGTTTCAGGCGTTGCTTCATTACCTTTAATATTAGTAACCAAAGGTTGGTTTAATACAAGAGGAGTTTGATCTGTTGTTTTTGTAATAGCAAAACCAACGTTACGTGATACGTTTGCATCATTTTCATTTACAGTGGTGTTCAGCAAATATTTACCATCTGTAGAAATATTATTTGCAGAAGAGAAATAGATTTTTAACGGTGCATCTTCGGCTTTGTTTGCTGAAGTACAGTTAGAAAAAGTAAGAGAAACGGTTTTTTTGTTTTTTGTGATGATGCCTGGTTTGGTACCCGCTTCATCTACGCTGATAGGGTTTAAAGCCACTGTAAAGTCAGCGCTTTTGCCACCATTGATAGTACAAGTTGTATCTGTAATCG
This portion of the Providencia manganoxydans genome encodes:
- the glgA gene encoding glycogen synthase GlgA, which gives rise to MKILHVSAEFFPLVKTGGLADVVAALPAAQRQHGSDARVLLPGFPAIINQATDKQKVTTLNTYAGEITLYYSQYQDTPMYIIDAPHLYQREGSPYHDGYNNAYHDNYRRFGVLGFVAAELARGCDSLWQAEIVHAHDWHAALACAYLAAYGYPARCMFTIHNIAYQGLFSPHHIHELWLPTEFYNVNGLEFYGQLSFMKAGLFYANHTNAVSPTYAKEILDPHYANGLDGLLNQLNQEQRLSGILNGIDTAVWSPSHDKLLAHKYSDRSLKNKPKNKLAIQKLLGLAQQTEQPLFAVVSRMTRQKGLDLILEALPDLLSSGSQFILLGSGDHDLEDAYRHIQSQYPDQIRVIIGYDEPMSHQIIAGADVLMVPSRFEPCGLTQLYALRYGTLPLVRHTGGLADTVTDCSLEALKHKTATGFVFHESDSTDLKAAIDRAFALWGSPTQWQQVQKNAMAKDVSWHKSAEAYLAIYRRLLDQ
- the glgB gene encoding 1,4-alpha-glucan branching protein GlgB, which encodes MKAIEQQSGQQQIIEQLFAGKYRDPFSFLGMHRVGEITYFRVLLPNAQQVTILDRFTATPVIQLSQIDPRGFFSGHIASLDKNFTYILQINWGDTQQVIEDPYRFGTLLSDADTQQNFSFEKLGAHLRQLDDISGTHFCVWAPNAQRVSIVGDFNFWDGRRYPMRYRPESGIWEIFLPAISAGTRYKYEILDANGELQFKSDPYAFRSQLRPDTTSIVSPLPQKRYPTKKQAQANQRNAPVAIYEVHLGSWRRTQDGTTWLSYRELATTLLPYVKDMGFTHLEILPISEHPFDGSWGYQPLGIYSPTSRYGSPQDLIDFIDEAHRQGINVILDWVPGHFPSDANGLANFDGTALYEYADPKEGRHRDWDTLIYDYRSPEVRRFLADNAVYWVERFGFDGLRVDAVASMIYRDYSRPDGEWIANEYGGNVNLEAVSLLQHTNELLHQIQPDTLMAAEESTSFSGVTLPPSLGGLGFNYKWNMGWMHDTLDYLQLDPIARKFHHNKMTFGVMYAWSENFILPLSHDEVVHGKGSLLRKMSGSPEQKFATLRAYYGFMWAHPGKKLLFMGGEMAQWREWDHDGQLDWELLDIPTSPHAGVQRFVKDLNFTYRHTPALYDHDHHPESFEWLIVDDHDNSVFAFIRYAANGDALFIVSHFTPVTREHYRIGVKTAGEYQIVLNSNAHIYGGNDAQDTASVTSQPIKTHGCDHSIELTLPPLSTLYFKLKSPLKHTRLASKQK
- the emrA gene encoding multidrug efflux MFS transporter periplasmic adaptor subunit EmrA; the protein is MDQPTNSIETNQKTKKNETRRKLWMAIASIIIVLLFVAYGAYWFLVLRFQEYTDDAYVSGLQIPIIAQTTGNVTQVNFENTDLVKAGDVLVVLDKTNATLAYEQAKHDLATTVRKTKELYINGDEYQAQIQKNRVSLAQAQKDYQRRVALGRSGTISKEDLQHSQEAVQLAQAALDISIQQYNANRALLRNTELKKQPAIQQAADSVRNAWINLQRTEVKSPMTGYVSRRNVQVGSQVGPQGSLMAIVPAQPVWVDANFKETQLEKVRIGQPVTLTSDFYGDDIVFTGKVVGLDMGTGSAFSLLPAQNATGNWIKVVQRLPVRVELDPEQVAKYPLRIGLSMNATIDIKDENGPVLAEVQRETPAFESDVLVLKLNEVDAVIDTIINENAD
- a CDS encoding DHA2 family efflux MFS transporter permease subunit produces the protein MADIQPLKGSKLVWATIALSLATFMQVLDSTIANVAIPTIAGDLGVSMSQGTWVITSFGVSNAISIAISGFLAKRFGEVRVFLWATALFTIFSLLCGFSDSLGMLILYRVLQGAVAGPVIPLSQSLIMRCYPPKMQNMALAFWSMTIILAPVFGPIFGGYISDNFHWGWIFFMNVPLGIFVVIVGSIILKGMESKVVKVPFNVIGLALLSVGVGCLQVLLDKGKELGWLASNEIVILAVISAIALVFLVIWELTDKNPIVELALFKSRNFTIGTISVSLAYMAYFGAIVLLPQLLQEVYGYTATWAGLALAPIGLLPVLFSAPVAKLSDFLDIRWIVTFSFVFYAICFFWRAYTFEPSMDFTAVVWPQLVQGMAVACFFMPLTTLTLSGLPPEKLASASSLANFFRTLAGSIGTSITTTMWSDREAVHHSQLTDYITDYNPESLEMYKEMGAHGLSNEQTSGFIAQEITSQGLIIAANEIFWLCGWVFIALIITVWFAKPPFGSKANK
- a CDS encoding fimbrial protein yields the protein MIKYLYLLLLMAFSGYSYAICYEQGVRYAPPISIDLSDKLTPATPEWVTTIATQYSGNFNCSTTQSEFGYTKILNTDEKYATILSFNNGKYNVRAQIINDIPNRTLKKTGRHSASELNTPVTIKFSLVPKTGTMVSGDTVNLHDILFVTDLSGMSLFDILLWPVKQIIKILQWLFNGFHWPYDDRDMFGQPMILKYAPKLTTCVFKNSGLVVTLPTLSSHQVLNDSHAGYTPFALNMRCENLGGGNNIAERSIDIFLSSNNLLSSDNSVLIDKTANAAQGVGIRLVKTNTPNIPIVISQNPNNRGKATSLFYVNAGGQLEPNFSIPMAAYYYAWDPRRVTQGTIKTSATLNIVYP
- a CDS encoding fimbria/pilus outer membrane usher protein — translated: MKLYGHHWSLLAVCLLLGTSKSWGVNFDTSLLAGDSAKSNLSRFYEEQSMPAGIQEMDTYINGDWKGRYPFVFTDEQNTILISKTEAALFGIQLPETTEETQDYTLEQLVQGGRYDVDVSTLSIKMTIPQSFLLRTEVGYVPPESWESGIPAAMLSYNTTYYKTNNKNGDKSTSDDIYAGLESGINLNSWQFRDSSSVRKHAGSSLKWENNTRYLRKALPLYKSNFVAGDFYSQGTLFDSVRVRGVSLASDINMRPTSQQGFAPIVRGVAQTNALVKVIQNGSVVYQENVPPGQFTIDNIQPTGSAGDLLVIVKEADGQEQSFTVPFSAVPGMLKEGVSNYALLAGKVNQENGHYQPEFFQGTVEYGFNNLITGYAGTIASEDYQAYLLGTGWNLPIGAVSVDVTHANTKLPNETSRGQSMRISYSKFLDTTATNFTLAAYRYSTKGYYSFSDSIHAHEGYRLYQETLDKQTQGSRPNQETTSFDMNTWDSMRGVRPKNTFTINLNQRLPENWGTTYISGSQRDYWSTTPTTREYQLGYSNAYANISYSISASRVRDGKGKEENRYYLTFSLPMNLFDNNVWISTGLTATDSHYQQSTVSLSGTALEANRLSYSLSGSNQQGGQNMASANLAYRSNISTVGSSISESNDYRQIGLSARGSLVAIPWDVLASNEIGNTMTIVQAPKAQGLMVNGDQSIITNKDGLALVPYATPYRKNSITLSNTENVQGAEVIGNIANSAPIEGSVSLVKFKTDTRSSWVSRAFQKNGKALPFGAEITDLDGNALGYVGQASVLYLKAETFPESVVIQLNDGDCVINHLPENLDGVAGICQ
- a CDS encoding molecular chaperone, with protein sequence MRLIILFSLLISINTAFANIVVNGTRVIYPEKNNETIVQLINNGDDPALVQSWIDDGDINSTPETANVPFLLSPPVVKVSGNAGQQLRIKKLPASLPTDRESVFYLNVLDIPPTPDHLQGKNTMQLAIKTRIKLFYRPTSLQAGVEQAIEQLTVKAENQSFRITNNSPYYVTIANISNKSGNKMLADSLMIAPFSNSLAPAKTAITAGQSYSLLYVDDLGAYKNKSVITK